tattcacaataaaaaagtaatacttttacataggtgacccaaataagagacctgtctcacaaatacgacccgtgagaccgtctcacacaagttttgccTTCatgatatataaaataaaagagtaggtctcttatgagacagtttcacgaatctttatctgtgagattggTCAATAATACCAATATtctcaataaaaattaatactcttagtataaaaattaatattttttcatagatgacccaaataagagatcgaTCTCACAAaatagaccgtctcacacaagtttttgtcaaaataaatatacaCTTATACATTGCTACAATGTAATATTAATTTTacgaaatattataaaataatcaaacatcctaaaattaaaaaatatttttctatttcattttattatatatatttatctaacaatctatctatatctatattattaaaattgagaaacttatgatattatatatatttatctaacaaactatctatatctatattattaaaattgagAAACTCATGAAAATTTATTCGGGAATAAATATACCATCATAAAAAAATcactaaaaattatattatcatGCACGGATTCCTTCCATCTTCAGACCCCTGGCCATTAATCGCTCCCGTTTGAGCTCTCCATCGAAATCCAAAGTAAACCAGTTCACTGACAAGCGATTCGCCAGCGTTGTTTGGGGACCTAAGGAGGATGCATTCCACTGGAATTATGTATGCGTGAGGGGTTGGGATTGGGATTGCTGGCCGGAGGTTGGGGTGGCTGGGGGCGAAGACCAAGCATTTGAAGAGGTATGTTAGCTTGTACAATGCAAGGGACGTACACACTGTCACCTTCGTGGATTCGGTGACGGATGTGGTGTGGTTTGATTTGGGAAGAAGGGTAGAAGAGAGGATTGAGAGGTTAACCGATGAGCTGGTCTCATGGCTATCCAGgatatgaatttttggttaGCGTGTGGCTTCATTGTTGTGTTGCTGCCAAAGAAAGTGAGACACGACCCTTCCATTTCCTCAATTtaattcttctttctttattttattttttgaggaTTGTATCCTTAATTTTCTGGTACAGTGATTCCTTGTTGCAAGTCTAACAGTAACAATTCCTACATCTTTGGTCCAGGGTCACAAATATGAAGCTCACATTTAACCTGTTCTTGTGTAATCTATTTAATATCGATGTTTgacaaaaattaaatttgtgATTACTGATTAGCCTTTGACTCACTATGCCAAGAAAATGTGTGTTCTCAAAACAGCCACACAATCATTTCAGGTATGGGTGGCAGGATTTTCCACAGCATTGCTGAAGAGAATCATCTCCTCCTCTTCTAAGTCTAACCCTTCGACAGGAGAAGGAGCCGAATCAACAGCTGGAATGAAAGGAACAAATCTGGAAGAGAAGAAACCTTTTCCTCTTGAAACCTAGCTTGCTGTTATCTGCACTTGAGAATTTTTTTGCCTTTCTTCTTCACTTGCCACATGTATATGATCAGTAAGCGTTCATTTAATCTCCATGTAATTTCACATAGacaaaaaatttcatttttagtcctgcagttatgatttatgagggCACAGCATTTTTAGCTATTTATATATTTGTTGTCATAAGAATTCAGTGGCGAGAAAGCCAAGGGAAAACCTTTGataatcattttattttgtttaaacaGGAGATTGACAAAGATCATTTCAAGCCTTTCACATAATCAGGCTTTATCTATACAGTACTGGAGACAAAGTCATTCCATTTGAATCTGTAAAATCATTCATGGAGGGCCAAAGGAGGACTGGGTGGAAATACTCTCTTTTAACTTTGGCCCGTCTCTTCATGTAGACCACTATCGAACTTTTCCTGAGCATCACGTCCTTCAACTTGACTATTTTTTGAAGAAATTAAATGCGGAGTGATCTTGGTAGACAAATCGCAGAAACATTTGAATGTATGATCCTGTTTTGTATGGTGACATACTCGGTTATTTTATGACAGTAACTACGTTACTACATCCTGAACAGACAAATTTAAGTACGAGTTTAGTTCTTTATAAAGAACAGATAAATAAGGTACAAAGAAAAACGACGTGTTGTCAATGATGATGAAAAATGTGAATAAACTAATTGAGACTTAAAAAAtaagaagaaataaaataaagtatgatCCGAAGTGTGAACGATTCAAATAAACAAAATGAAGTCATAGGAAAAAAAGGTAAATATCAAAGAGATTAATCAACATAAAATTCGATGATGAAAAAAACATGGAAACATATTATGATGAGATTGTTGAATTTAAtcgaacaaaaaaaataaattgttttTAAGAGATGGATAAGATTGAATTATTCAAAAATCAAACAAGAAAATGATCGGAGAAATCAAACCACGACTGTTTGAAATGATAGATAAATTGTGAAAAAATATTTGTTATTGAATAGTTTGTGAAAACGTTATGAATCTACGTTGATTTACAAATTTACGACAAATATTCACACTACACTCAAATTCGTTACTGAGTTGTACGTGTTTTGCTACTAGTATTATGAAATGCGGAAGATGATCATCCTTTAGTGGACGGATTTAGTAGATTTAAAATGTGGAAAGTAGTTTATACTTCCTTTCTCATATTTCTTCATCCACGTTTTAATTTTTAAAGGAAAATGAaggcatattttttttttttatatatttgatTATACCAAAACGTGACAAGATCGAGGTTTTTATGGTGTGCACAttctttataaaattttaaaaagctgtataaatattattaaaagaaaTACTATGAAATATGGAAGATCCTTAAATTGGGTTGAGTCAATAAAACTAAATGCTTTTTAAACTATACTGATTTAGTAGACGGTAGTTGAAAGCACAGTACGGACAGACGCCATTCCCAAGCATCATTTTAGAGCTCATTAGTCTTAGTGTGAAACCCAAAAAAAAGGGAATAGATCACTCTATATAGGGAAACGGTGGGGCAGTTAGCCCGATCGATAGACGCGGTGCTGAAGTCTAACTTCTCTTAATGAGTCTGTCGTAAGACTTAAGACTTGCTAACAAGGTTCTTACTAACAAGGAGTATATTCGAAGGTCAGTAACAAAGGCCATGCCTAGTAGTTAAGGCTAAATTTCAGAGAGTCTAAGGATGAACCTTTTAAGGAAAGTTTCAATACTTAAGATAACATTTATTCCTGAGAATAAGAGTAGCTAAATACAGGGGAAGACATAAGTTAAAAAGAGCGAGCAAGAAAGAAAAGAGGTAGGTTCATATGTTTAGTCTCTTTAAAGCTTTTGGAAGGCTTGGCTTGAAGAAGATGAGGGCATGAAGATCTTCTTTACCAATAAGAACCAATCAAGCAAATTTAAAATGTGGAATGTAGTTAAACTTTCTTTCTTACATCTCTATCCAAGTTTTAATTTTAAGAATAAAATGAAGGTTGTTTTTAGATTTGGTCATACCAAAATGTTCAAAGAGATTTTTATGATGtccatattatttatttataaaatataaaagaatagaaaagataaaagaaaatttccaAAGTTTATTATTTTTACTAGGTAATAACTTAGCCTTCATTCAGAACGTCAAAGTTGCATAATACGACGCCGTGGCAAAAGTAACTGAATAACCGACCATAGCGGGATTCATAATCCAACGGATACAACCAAGAATTCAAATATTTGAAAACCGAAACTCTTTTATCCTTCTTTTAGTATTTCTTTCCTTGACTCTCCAAAAAATTCAGAGTAAAAAGGAGAAGAAGATCGTTATCTTTCAGAAAGGAATAGACCCATTGAAGAAATCCCTCGAGGTTTGATCATCAAACCCAAATATTATCAGATTTTGTTCGACTGGTTAGTTTATTGAATCCTTCGTTTTTCGACTTCTATAAACCCATCATTTGTTGTTTCTGTTAGTGCTGATGAATGTGTAAAGAAGTTTTCTACGTGCGTTTGATTCAGTAGATTTCAAGAAATCAGTCTTTGTTAGCGAATTTTCATGAAGGCGTAggattttttctttcttttctcattttaaattcatgttacaTTCTCTGCCCCAATAGAATGATGAATACTCGTCGATATGATGGAGGATGTTGCGCAAAGTATGATGCAGACTCTTATTTTCTGCGTATAATTGGAGTAATTGGTCAATACATATGGTTAAATTAGGGAACAAAGAGTTGTAGTAAAAATTTCTTGATATAACGCAGGCGGGTCTTGAGATATTGCAGTCAAGATGAACGATCTTATGACAAAATCGTTTCTAAGTTATGTGGAGTTGAAGAAGCAAGGTCAATTGGATCTTGAGGAAGACAGGGACATAGAAATAGGTCAACTCAATCGCACGGATGAATCCAATCTTTCTCAGTTCTTCCAAGAAGTAGAAGCAATCAAGAATGATATGGACGAGATCACTAATCTCTTGATTGATCTTCGGAATTTTGATGAAGAGACTAAATCTGCTTATAGCGCGAAAATCCTTCGTGGGCTTAGAGACCGAATGGATTCAGACATGGTTGATGTCCTGAGAAAAGCCAACGTACTCAAGGCAAGACTCGAAGCACTCGATAAATCTAACATGACAAATCGCAGGATATCAGTAAGATATGTAGAAGGCAGTGCTGTAGATCGAACGAGGATTTTGACTACTAATGGATTGAGAGCCAAGCTTAAAGATATCATGAAGGGCTTCCAGAATTTGAGGGAAAAAATTCGGTTAGATTACAAAGAGAGCCTCAAGAGAAAGTACTATAATGCGACAGGAGAGTACCCGAGTGAAGAGGTGGTTGAAAAGATGATTTCTGGAAATGGGAGCGTAGaaatttttcaacaaaaaacaGAGGCGTATTTGGAGAATAAAGAGAGGCATGAAGGTGTAATAGATATTCAGAGAAGTTTGAATAAGCTTCATCAAGTGTTTCTTGATATGGCTGTTATGGTTGAGACTCAAGGGAAACAGATCGACGATATCGAACATATTGTAGCCAATGCGGGTAGCTTTATCAGTGGCGGAACTAACAGTCTGTTCTATGCGAAGCAGAGGAAGGAGGGGAAGAAGTGGCTGTGTTGGGTGTGGGCTGTGGGATTTATCATAATTTTGGTATGCTTAGTTGCAATGTTTACTAactgaaagaatttgagttttttGTTTGTGTTTGTGTGCTTTTATAGGTCTTCGGATGCCAAATTTCCTTTGTACTCGGTTTCTTTTTAGTCCTAGGATTGTTGCTACATTGCTACAAACTAAAAATTCTTTGTTTCTACATAATTTTTAGTGTCAAATGAAATTTGTAGAGTTTGACCGAACTATGATTTTGTGTAAATTTGTGTTGGGTTGCTGGAATAATAATCATAGCGGCTTAGAGATTGTTATTGataatattatgaatttttgtAATTCCTTCCAAGTGTGAAAGGCAGATTAGCAGCAAAAATCTGGGCGTGGGCCATGGTTCTTGAATATCTCATGGAGAAAAATCATTATCCAGATGCAATATGAGACGATCTTGTTCAGGAAAATCACTTATTCAGTAGAATTACAGAAGATCGTGTCAACCAATATTCTTCACCACAGACAACCAAAAAGTCAATATCGCCTATCGGTAAGCTTTCAGTTCAAGCCAGGCTTAGATGCTGCACAGCGGTCCAGGTTTCGTTAGGCTGTAACTGAACTTGTCCAATCTGATTCATTCATGtgaaaaaagagaagaaaagttAAGACAACGATAATTTTCAACAACACAGAAGCtaatcaaattttcaaaaactttttcAACCTGATAATCAAGTTGTGGCTCGATCACTCAGAAAATAGAATAGAGAGAGAAAACCCGATATTACTCTACAAGAAAACTGCAACAAAGAGTTTTCAATTTCTCTTGTAAACACATGCATCTTCCCTCATTCTCTGAAAATGACTAATCCAAGCTGTTGAAAGAGCTTTCTATCTTTTCATAACGTTCTATGCAATACTCTAACAAATCCATGTGGAACGGGATATTATATTGTATGCAGAAGATTCAACATCTTACTAGCTAAACAGGTGATCAAAGAACTTTGAAATGAGGATTCCCATACCTTGGCATTTTCGACGCACACAAAATCTTTGTAGCATGATTCCATAGTCAGATGCGGGTTCCACAAAACAGTATCAGACCAACTACAGGAAAAGAATGAAAAAGGAtgatgaagaaaaatgaaaccaTGAAGATAGGAAAAAGTAAATAGCGGTTAGAGCATTTAGCCTACTTTGTATTCTTGATGGTAATCAAATCACCCAAACCATTATCCAGGTGTAACTCTTCAGGAGCATCAAGATAAACGCAATCTACGAATCCAGGAAATGTGACATCATCCCTGATTCAGGAGAATTAagtttaacaataaaaagtcTTATATGCTGAAATTCCTTAACATGGTTACCGCATTTGGTAAACACTAGGCAGATGTAAGTTAGACAAGATCTTAGAACAAAATGCTAATCAAACTGAGGTATAAGAATGCACACTCTAACAaaaaaatcaatcaaataaacaaaatataGTAAAGGCAGCTAAAATCAATATGCAACCATACACACCTTTCTTCCTTACCCTCCACAGGGTTTTTTGGATCAGGGTCTTTGTTAAGTGTTTTGCAACCCTTTAGGCCTCTAACAGATGCCCCGACTACAGAAGCCTGCATTATAGAAATTTCAGCATGTCATAAGGCTGCAACTTTATATATGGCCTTTCTTGAATTTCAATGAGCTTTCAGGAAAGTATTATactattatttatgaaattgaTATCTGAAAATAAAAGTTCGGGACTCAAACTAATATTTAATACTCACACTGAAGTATGTGTGCAGAGCAGTACTAAATGAAAATGGTTTTTCATCAGTATTCTTTATATTCAACTCGGTTGAGAGGGAATTTTTGTCCAGAGTGACCTGCAAGAGTAAACACAAAGGCCAAAACGAGATTAAGTAAATCTAATCGTAAGTGATGATTCGAGTGAGTAAGTAAGGCAGGCATGATGTAGACAGATACACATACACAAATTTAAGCGCATAAAAGGTTAACAAACTAACCTACCTTGTATAGAGCTTGAAAACTGTAGTCCCACATAGAACGGCTATATAGAACATCATTTAGCTCTAGGGTAATAGTGGGATTTCCTTCCAAGCTTTCTGATTTAACAATCGACCAGTTCAAGTTCCTAGCAAACCCATGCTGTGAATCACAATAAGCTAGTATTCAACATTGAAAACCTGGGGAAATACATCGTAGAACTTGAAGGAAGGAATTGGACCGCGAATTTTCATCAGTTCTCGGGTCCACAACAAGATCCAACATATGTAGACATAAACTGGAACTTGTATTTCAGTTAAATAATTTGAAGAAGCAGCACACCCACAATAACTAGCTGTATGAGGGTAAAATATAAAAGGGAGTGTTCTCACCAAATGCAAAGTTTTTATTTCTTGAATAGACATACACTGAAGGCTACAAGGTAACAAATATACCAATTATGTGTCAAAATGCTTAAGTTCTTTACCTGCTGTAATGGGCCGGGACCAAACTGTGGAAAACAATGGGGTATTCCTCCACTGTTACAAGAAACTAGTCAGCAATTACACTATTAGATACATTAACTAGTTCTTAGATTTTCACAAATTTAAACTTGGATTTAATTCAAGCATCACCAATTCCAAAAAATAGTTTCGGCGATCACAAACCAGCAATTAATGGCAAAGAGTAATTGGAGTTAAAAATTCTATTTTGAGTAGCAGCGAGGACCTAATTGGCTTCTGCCCATTAAATACAGCATCTGGCCGAACAAATAGGAGGTCCTTGTTGGCCACTTTCCAAGAAGTCACACAACCTCCAAACAAGTATAACTCTGCCTCACTGCAAAAAAAATAGCATAAGGGTAGAACTCATCTAAAACAGAAGCAATGATATTTGCACGACTGTGGTAGGGTGATTATTTGCATCGAGTAAACATTGATTGAATGTCAATCGATTCTATTCTAGATCAAGAACATGGTTATCCCATCATACTCTTTATTTTAAATCCAATATTTATCCCTATATTTTCAAGATACATTTAGCCTTCAGAGCCCTACAAGTAAAAAACACAATAAAAGTGAAACTCTATATCCATAAATAATGGATACCTGAACTTCAAAAGGCACACAACTACTACATATCATTCCCTATATTGAATTAAATATCAGAATATTTCGTAGGGACACCTAGCGACTATTTCACGCGTTTTCTTCCTAAAACAtgttttacagacacttcggtTTTATAGGCAGATCAGGCCTTTTGAAAGTCAGAATCATTTCCCACCAATTGTCAAAACAATTTATTCCATAAAAAAGCTGAAAACTTCTTACTAAAGAAACAAAGCAAAAATTTCGTCATCTAAGCTTTGGCTTGAGCCGAATGGATGTAGTGGAAACATCACACAAACTCACACCAAGTGTCAATGACCATGATTCTACACAAATACCACAAAGAATCATCTACAAAACTCAGGATGCCTCTGAGGGCATGTTAAATTTTCGACCAGCAAGGCAGTTTTAACCATGCTCATAAGAAATTGTTTCAAGTCATCACAAGTTCTTCTGTTCGTAACTACCTATCATgagactgatggccaaactgaaaTCAAATATAGCATTATCAGAGTATCCTTATTTTCTTTAATCACAAAATACAAACAGCTTACACAAACAGAGAGGTATTGATATTCTTCTGCAATCAAATGTTATcttaattcaaatcaacaacATTCCCAAAACCCATTAAAACAATACCTTCCGTGAGCAGAAGTCAAAATAACCTTTTGTAAATTCCCCAGGCCTTCCGTAACTTTGACATTGTCCAAATTTACGCTGGCGGATGCCATCGCCACACCTGAAAATCTGTATCAAGTCCAAAGTTtatgtcttttattttttttcttgaaatgCCCAAATCGCCggataattataaatttatgaGCATATGTAAATAAAATTGTGATGATTACCCACCGGTTGTCTCGCCGAGCTTTCGCAGGGAAATTTAAGGTAGAGAAAGAACAAGCAATTGATGCTGCCACCATTTCTTCGGAATTTATTCTCCACCTTTTTTAATTAAAGTGAGTGTT
This is a stretch of genomic DNA from Primulina eburnea isolate SZY01 chromosome 11, ASM2296580v1, whole genome shotgun sequence. It encodes these proteins:
- the LOC140806025 gene encoding putative glucose-6-phosphate 1-epimerase isoform X1 is translated as MVAASIACSFSTLNFPAKARRDNRFSGVAMASASVNLDNVKVTEGLGNLQKVILTSAHGSEAELYLFGGCVTSWKVANKDLLFVRPDAVFNGQKPISGGIPHCFPQFGPGPLQQHGFARNLNWSIVKSESLEGNPTITLELNDVLYSRSMWDYSFQALYKVTLDKNSLSTELNIKNTDEKPFSFSTALHTYFSASVVGASVRGLKGCKTLNKDPDPKNPVEGKEERDDVTFPGFVDCVYLDAPEELHLDNGLGDLITIKNTNWSDTVLWNPHLTMESCYKDFVCVENAKIGQVQLQPNETWTAVQHLSLA
- the LOC140805122 gene encoding syntaxin-112-like, which codes for MNDLMTKSFLSYVELKKQGQLDLEEDRDIEIGQLNRTDESNLSQFFQEVEAIKNDMDEITNLLIDLRNFDEETKSAYSAKILRGLRDRMDSDMVDVLRKANVLKARLEALDKSNMTNRRISVRYVEGSAVDRTRILTTNGLRAKLKDIMKGFQNLREKIRLDYKESLKRKYYNATGEYPSEEVVEKMISGNGSVEIFQQKTEAYLENKERHEGVIDIQRSLNKLHQVFLDMAVMVETQGKQIDDIEHIVANAGSFISGGTNSLFYAKQRKEGKKWLCWVWAVGFIIILVCLVAMFTN
- the LOC140806025 gene encoding putative glucose-6-phosphate 1-epimerase isoform X2, translated to MVAASIACSFSTLNFPAKARRDNRFSGVAMASASVNLDNVKVTEGLGNLQKVILTSAHGSEAELYLFGGCVTSWKVANKDLLFVRPDAVFNGQKPISGGIPHCFPQFGPGPLQQHGFARNLNWSIVKSESLEGNPTITLELNDVLYSRSMWDYSFQALYKVTLDKNSLSTELNIKNTDEKPFSFSTALHTYFSASVVGASVRGLKGCKTLNKDPDPKNPVEGKEERDDVTFPGFVDCVYLDAPEELHLDNGLGDLITIKNTNWSDTVLWNPHLTMESCYKDFVCVENAKRMREDACVYKRN